One Dehalococcoidia bacterium genomic region harbors:
- a CDS encoding MIP family channel protein, which produces MSAQEAATERATVTLMPLLHRTAAELLGTFALVFAGCGAIVISAERGGAISHEGIAATFGLVIMVMIYAVGHISGAHFNPGVTLGFAVARRFPLKDVVPYWAAQVAGAVLAALLLFALFGDIANLGSTVPAGPEAESFVLEVVLTFFLMFVIISVATDARAVGQAAAIAIGGTVGLEALFAGPISGASMNTARSLGPALVSGELTSVWVYIVAPPLGAGLGALAYELVRGDD; this is translated from the coding sequence GTGAGCGCCCAAGAGGCGGCCACAGAGCGCGCGACAGTGACGCTGATGCCCTTGCTGCACCGGACGGCGGCGGAGCTCCTCGGGACGTTCGCCCTCGTCTTCGCCGGCTGCGGCGCGATCGTGATTAGCGCCGAACGCGGCGGCGCCATTTCGCATGAAGGCATCGCCGCGACCTTCGGCCTCGTGATCATGGTGATGATCTACGCCGTCGGCCACATCTCCGGCGCCCACTTCAACCCCGGCGTCACCCTCGGCTTCGCCGTCGCGCGCCGCTTCCCGCTGAAGGACGTTGTGCCTTACTGGGCGGCGCAGGTCGCCGGCGCTGTGCTTGCGGCCCTGCTCCTCTTCGCCCTCTTTGGCGACATTGCCAACCTTGGCTCGACTGTCCCCGCAGGTCCCGAGGCCGAGTCCTTCGTGCTCGAAGTAGTGCTTACTTTCTTCCTCATGTTCGTCATCATCTCCGTCGCGACCGACGCCCGCGCCGTGGGCCAGGCGGCAGCGATCGCCATCGGTGGTACCGTGGGATTGGAGGCGCTGTTTGCCGGACCAATCTCCGGCGCCTCGATGAACACCGCGCGCTCGCTTGGCCCTGCGCTGGTCTCCGGCGAACTGACGTCGGTCTGGGTGTACATCGTCGCGCCGCCCCTTGGCGCCGGGCTGGGCGCCCTGGCTTACGAGCTTGTGAGAGGCGACGACTGA
- a CDS encoding metalloregulator ArsR/SmtB family transcription factor, whose amino-acid sequence MLKALSHPARLEIVRTLSDSGERQCCDLTQEVALAQSTVSEHLRVLKDAGLIEQCAPGARAAYCVKRDALLWLKQAVVAL is encoded by the coding sequence ATGTTAAAGGCGCTCTCGCACCCGGCCCGGCTCGAGATCGTGCGCACGCTCTCCGACAGCGGCGAGCGCCAGTGCTGCGACCTCACGCAGGAAGTGGCGCTGGCGCAGTCGACGGTCTCCGAGCACCTGCGCGTGCTGAAGGACGCGGGGCTGATCGAGCAGTGCGCGCCGGGCGCCCGCGCGGCCTACTGCGTAAAGCGCGACGCTTTGCTCTGGCTCAAGCAGGCGGTCGTAGCCCTGTGA
- the dprA gene encoding DNA-processing protein DprA — protein sequence MNGVTSEERKYWVAFSRISRIGAVRAGMLQAHFSSMAEAWKASAAELMAAGLDRGTVTSIVNGRGAIDPDAEMERLQKSNIKAYCWLDEEYPPRLKEIDDKPPVLYVRGTLLPDDEWAVAMVGTRRATPYGRQAAEHFATDLSRHRITIVSGLARGIDAVAHRAALAGGGRTIAVLACGLDMVYPPEHAKLAQEIIQHGCLVSDYPVGTQPRSEYFPRRNRILSGISLGVLVVEGDVDSGALITARMALDQNREVFAVPGSIYSPTYRGANKLIQEGEAKLVASAEDILEELNLTMATHQMELREVLPTDPTEARLLKVISNQPIHIDEVQRASGLPIATVSGALAMLELKGMVRQIGPMSFVRARDAGAVAYSVSK from the coding sequence ATGAACGGCGTCACTTCTGAGGAGCGGAAGTACTGGGTTGCGTTCTCCCGCATTTCGCGCATCGGCGCGGTCCGGGCGGGGATGCTGCAGGCGCACTTCAGCTCCATGGCGGAGGCCTGGAAGGCGAGCGCCGCCGAGCTGATGGCGGCGGGCCTGGACCGCGGCACGGTCACGAGCATCGTCAACGGCCGCGGCGCCATCGACCCGGACGCCGAGATGGAGCGGCTGCAGAAGTCGAACATTAAAGCCTACTGCTGGCTCGACGAAGAGTACCCGCCGCGGCTGAAGGAGATCGACGACAAGCCCCCGGTACTCTACGTACGGGGCACGCTCCTGCCGGACGACGAATGGGCTGTGGCGATGGTAGGGACGCGACGAGCAACGCCTTACGGCAGGCAGGCGGCCGAGCACTTTGCCACTGACCTCTCGCGCCACCGCATCACCATCGTCAGCGGCCTGGCGCGCGGCATCGACGCGGTCGCGCACCGCGCCGCGCTCGCGGGCGGCGGCCGCACGATCGCCGTGCTGGCCTGCGGCCTCGACATGGTTTATCCGCCGGAGCATGCTAAGCTGGCTCAGGAGATCATCCAGCACGGCTGCCTGGTCAGCGACTATCCGGTCGGCACGCAGCCGAGAAGTGAGTACTTCCCGCGCCGCAACCGGATACTCAGCGGCATAAGCCTCGGAGTCCTCGTGGTCGAAGGCGACGTCGATAGCGGCGCGCTGATTACGGCGCGCATGGCGCTGGACCAGAACCGCGAGGTGTTCGCTGTCCCGGGAAGCATCTACTCGCCGACCTACAGGGGCGCGAACAAGCTGATACAGGAAGGCGAGGCCAAGCTGGTTGCGAGTGCCGAAGACATACTGGAAGAATTGAACCTGACTATGGCCACCCACCAGATGGAGCTGCGCGAAGTACTGCCTACCGATCCCACGGAGGCCAGGCTACTAAAGGTCATCAGCAACCAGCCGATCCACATCGATGAGGTGCAGCGCGCGAGCGGGCTACCGATCGCCACGGTGTCCGGCGCCCTGGCCATGCTGGAGCTGAAGGGGATGGTGCGCCAGATCGGGCCGATGAGCTTCGTCCGGGCCCGGGACGCGGGCGCTGTCGCGTATTCTGTGTCGAAGTAA